In Gossypium arboreum isolate Shixiya-1 chromosome 3, ASM2569848v2, whole genome shotgun sequence, the sequence cattttcaaaaggtaccaaaatagagttcgataatgtggtgacgatcctcgaactCCCGATAgctatgatatctataaaacaaagcaaacacacacaaagtaagctttcaaaagcttagtaagccatatacaaataaacttaacaaataacattaattaattcatataatttaaGGCAGAATACATTCACTTAACCATATATCTCTTATAATTCATTtgaacataattcacatatacatatcataactcattctcATAGCAAATCAGACTTATATCATATATTCACcaaggtacatatacttacctttcattctcaaacgtGGTATACCATTCAAACGTACCTGAGTCAGATACAAATTTACATAGTCATttattttctcggaatgcccgttaaGTCGTTCGGAATCATAAAGATACGCGGATATCtcggaaagctcatacaatgccaacgtccagacgtggtcttacatgtaatcaaatatcgatgccactgtcccagatagagtcttacacgaaatcaaatacgatgccaacgtcccagaagtggtcttacacaaaaatcataagtcgatgccaacgtcccaaacgtggtcttacacgataacacatatcggatcctatgtcatgacatatgtatcctaactattcctaaggttcgtacagggcttttcaGACGTCGAAACTTTGCCGATACTTCCTCGGAtgtctcatttttctcaactcatatattcattcatcataataaaatagcatatattttatagtaattcaattcaaaatgcatttatttgtatatagacttacctcgcaTGGATTCGGATAGACGGAATcaactactcgacgactttcgactttccccgatctgattctgttttctttagttcttgatctatataaattcatatttaacttattcaaactcatattcattcaaatcaatccaaaaacacatatttatggcattttacaaattatccctcacatttcacattttaacaatttagtccctaattcataaaatcacaaaatatacaaaatttcttcAGACATATGCTTAGCAGAATATTCCTATAGCTCatacaagcccacatatttcatttattttacattttagtccctcaaattacaaatttcaaaatttggcccattttactcaaattcatcaaaatttcaaagacaaaatatgctaacccaacacatatctttcaattTCTATCACCTAAATCCATaaatctcacaatttcatcaatggcatatttcaaaatcatcaccaaaatcagaaactaagacatgggcttgatactATTCAAAACAACAAtcgcaaaaacgtagaaattatcaaaaacggaacaaaactcatacctcaatcaaaggaatcaatggccgaaccctaagaatcctttttcattcttttatattttattttcggCAATAATAAGAATGAATGAACtaaatttcatgcattttttattaattaaacataattaatccatttaccattttacccttagttaATTAACATTTAAACCATTAACATACAaggtcattaatgtccactcaagcttaaaatggtcaaatatcaacataaggaccttttatTTACAAAGTcatatcaaataggcactttaacaattagaaggccacttttatattttacgcgattaggtccttttatcaaattgagcacacaaacaattaaattttcatacgaaactttcacacatgtcaattcacatattataagaacataaaataatattaaaatattttttgactcagatttttggtttcgaaaccactatttcgactagggtctaaaccggactgttacatggGGGATATAATTATCGTATTTTCAAAAAAAAGAGGCAGACGTCAGGGTTGAACAAACAGAATAGAAACTTTCAAATCCAGGGTGCTGGAAAAGAAGtaaagaagaggaagaagaatgAGATATGAACGACTTGCGAAAAACCACCGACATTCAACTCACATCTCTTTGCTTTTCTCTTTacctgttattttattttttttctattgtTTGAAACCTTGGCTAAAATTTGTTTCAGTGTTTTTAATTTGATGATGATTATGAGCTAAAAGTTATTAGTTGGAATGATTATGGAACCCTAATATGGGATTATTGGTACTTTGCTAAGGATGTTTGATACAATTTTATGTTTATTCATTCAAgtgattttcatgtttaatgCTTGCTATTGCTTGATCAACATTAGTGGGtaattgagttaattgctaaaTTTGAATGGGTTGTGATTAATGGACATAAAATTTGAATGGTGCATGTTTAATTTCTTTGATGTTAAATTTGTAACGGTATAGACATATATTGTTGTCGTGCATAATCTTTATAGGAACAGTGCTTGCAATTGTAATCTTGATATTAACTTGGCATAGatatatgttaaattaattaGAGATCAAAAGTAATGACTTCGAGAAAAGACTATAACTTGTTAATTTCGGATTAATAAATCGTTGTATTGCCCCAGCATTGCTACAACATTGCTACTAATAGTTCcatattagggagaaataattaTTCTAGCTCTTCATCTCATTGCTATTAATTTGTGTCATTGTTTTCAAATTTCTTCGTATAAGTCCttgcattcactcaaatttctatttattttccAAGTTTTCGTTAATTTTGCAATCTATGTTTTAAAATcagtccctgtggagacgataactctagTATCACTACTATATTACTTGCTAGCAACTGTGTACACACTTGCACATCATAAGAAAATTTTGCGACAGTTAACCCAGTATTCAATGTGGGTGTGTTGAAGCCTTTTGTGAAGGTCAAGATGATCCTAATTGAAGCAAGTCACAATGTGGGCAAGTAAGAGCGATGGACTCTTGTAAATGAGATGTACCAAGGAGCTAAACAATTTGAGTTAGGTGACGACGGAAGCTAAAGAAAGTGTTCTAAGTGGCAAAACTACCCAATAAAAAGACTAGTTAGGAAAAATGGCCAAGGCATCGAGAAAGTTTCAAGGCAAATCAAACCAGCGTCATTTTGAAGACACAATAAGGGTGTTGCGAGAATGGGTGGGGGAAAATGTCATGGGCCACAGATCAAAGCCTGTGACAATTGCGCAAAGAGTGTCCCATAGAGGTCAATCGATTAAATGCGACTCATTCGACCCACTTGAACTGGCTCGATTCGTGAAACATGTGGAGAAGCCTATCTATTGAAGCTTCAATAGCCAAATGAAGCACTTAAGGAAAATTAAGGCTACCTTAGTAAATATGGAAAGTAATTTTAAAAGATTTGTaatctaataaaattttattttgtaacaATAAAGGATGTAAAGCAAACTGTACCGGTGGATTTGGGGGAGCTCAAAGATAAATAGAGGTCTTCCCCCTCATTTGTAATCACTCAATTATAATCCTTCAAAGTAATAGAGATAGTTTAAAAGCATTTACTCAAGCACCTTGTGTGTGTTGCTTTCTTATGACATTTTCTATTCTTTTGTTGCACTTTTGTCTTTGAGTTGATTTTGCTTTATTTTCGGTGCTTTGGAGATTTTCTATTAAGAATTATCACTTTTCAAGAGCTGGGTTGACTTAGGCAAATTTGAAACCAAAAAATCGCCTAAGGTCGCACGATTTACAAGACTAAAGTTCTAACCCGTGAAAATAGTATTTCCTATTATCTAGTTCAATTGAttgattttgttttttcttttctaaattgtatttcAAATTCCTATTATCTTATATTTAGTTGAGTAtttaccactatattttattCCCTTTCAATACTCTTTTAAATTGAGCATGTGAATTCTACAATAACGAAGTACTATGGTTgaagttagaaaattatttatattaaaaataaaataattatttatgatttgtatattttattttcaaatttctatAAAGACTTAAATATACTTTTGATTCCTGAATTTGTCACCTTTCCTCAAATTGGTATTAAGGTTTTTGGTGTCaagttgaaattaaattttattccaTTAAAAATTTTGATACTTTTTTAATGGTATTAAATATGATTACACGTGAAACTTTTAAAAGGTAATGCATGGCAATGATGATGTCATTGTGACAtcacaatttaatttttaaaattaaaaaatctaaacttattttaaaatttttatttttaatttttaaataattttaatatttttattttataaaagattaaattatgaCATCAATATTATCACGTGTCATAGTTTAAAAGTATCACCTATACTAAACTTAACCCCATTATAAAAACATATCAAAACCCTTAAtagaataaattttttaaaaaataccaattaaaaaaataaactatAAGCAACAACTTCTAAAGTATTAAGGGGCATATATAAGCCTTCTAAAATAGTTGGTGATTGTTTCTTTAGGAATTTACAAATGATTAACAAAGTGTGGTTCATCAAAGCTTACCAAGAGGTGAAAGCTGGTGTGACGACAACGATATTTATCTAGAAAATGTAGAATGTTCTATCAGATTAaaacaaaatcatgaaaaataaaaatcagaAAAGATTTAGTCAACTCATTGGATTCAGCTTGGTTGGACACGAGATCAGCCACGTCATTGCTCACCATCTTCAATGTTCACACCATGAAAACCCCAATGATAGCAGGAGTTTTATATTACAATAacaaaaaaaggtaaaaaaattcTAAAGTAAATGATATAATTTAGGCAATTAAAGAAGCAAATCCTGGTCCGCCTGGTGGCAGCCAGTAGTCTCATGCTTCACGCAACGGCTGCTGCTGGCGGGCCAACATCTCTTAACTAGATAACAGATTGCTAATTGCCATTCACCACCTTTATGCTTCTATTACTTTAAACTCCCACTTAGCTTCATTAATTTTACATCTATACCTTTGCCTTCTactcttattaaataaaaaataaaaaaccttcTTGTAGATATACGACCTAAATTTGCTGCTCACACCTCTAcgcgaatttaaaaatttactttaGAGGTCAAagataaattattataaatttgaaagggtaaaatatgttttattattctaTCATATTGtacttttataaattttgaaggaattaaagtataaatttattatttttcgcTAAGACCACTATTTGCCCCTACTCTATGGCTCTGCTCAATTTACTTTTACTAAAACTTACTATATATTTCTATTTGATTAATGCAGACAACCACACAAAGTTACGACATTAATGTCGCTAAGattttaacaatttaaacaattttttattcaataaaatgtaatttgactaaaatataaaaattaagggTCAAAGTgatctaaaaaaaaaatcaagcccAAAATGATAAAAGAAGTACATATTAAGGGCTAAAGTTTTAATAATGCCTAAGATACTATTATTTCATCTAAAGTTCTAAAAATGGTATAAAGAACATATATGTTTGGCATTAGATTGTTAATAACGTGGAAAGTCCAAACATAAAATCAGTTAAATCAAAATGATTAGTGAAAAAATTTAGcaaatgaaagttgaagttgatCTGATAAACATAAAACGGTTTACAAAAGAGTGAACTTTACAACTAATAACCAAAGATCTTAAGCTAACGACCTCCATAATATATCCAATGATTAAAGCAAGCATAATCGAAGGTTAAATCTTATTACTAAGATGCAATTTGTGGACCCAAAAACgaaatatgactatacttttgTTTTAATTACATTAAGGGGAAATCAACATCTAATGATTGACTGGACAACTTGAACTGAAAGTTAAGAATTTAGTGTAATTATAAATGTAATTGTTGCTATTTAAATTCATGATTCTAAGTAACGGGTATAATGTGTTTACTCGACATTAATATTTTAGAGCAAAGATTTTTGACCAACTGGCAGCATctctatattttataatatatatttgccATCAATATCAATTTTACACATGCTATAATTGAATTGGTGCTTTTATTATTATCTTTGTTGTCGTtaagttttaatatatatatatacacacttgAAATTAATCATGTGATCACAACGTTTAAATTCAATATAGgagatttcatgaaaattctcaTTCCACTCCATCTAAACGTTAAACACAAGACTGGCATAGAAATAAGaataagaaaacaaaattagGGTATTGGGTATCAATTATTTCAACTTAAAGTTGAATTTCAACCCGGTGAATAATCATATAAAATAGAAAagattattaaatgaatttttttaaaaggtcATTATTAAAAACCATTTTCTTGGCATATTCAGTGAAAATACTAAAGTTTAATCTGAATTCTTTCATTAAAAAGACTatgaatttgaaaataaatatgcAAAGTTGATTGTAAATTATAGATACCTTGAATCTTTTTAGGTGCTTGTGGTATCTCTATGCAAGGAAGTAGGTTACCTTTTCCAAGGTGTATAATTGTTACAATAGCCAATGGGAAAAAGATATATATTCCtgatttttaaaacattttttcaaTAATATGTTATATAATAACATTAAAGAGGTAGATACTAACTATAAGTTTCAAAATTGACTCCATGCTCAAAACAAATATCAAATTTTCAACCACAAATTAAAGGTAAGAGACTATTGCCACTCACCTAACTTTCTAGAGTGCTTATGAGGAAGAAAcattatattttgaaaaaatttcctTGCTTTTTCCAAGTTGACCAATTAAAGCTCAGGAAAGCTTCAAAGAATATTTGGGAAATAACTTTCCTAACGAGTCCCATGATATTTCCTTCTTTATTAAGAGTTGATCCGGTCCAAAGATTTTTAATTGCATCATTCCCCCAACGTTTTTGGGTACATACAATTTTTTCTATGAAGTTGAATATATGAAAACctttaaacaattttttttttaattacaaacCAGTCAAATAAGCAAAGTCGCTTACCAAATGTGAAGCAGCAGTTGGGCAACTCCAGCCACCTATCCTATTTATATTACACTGCCAATTTCAGACACGAAATAATTATCCGGTAAGGAAAAATGAATATAAATGTCATGGATACATGAATACGTTTAAATCAATATAGCTGGAATTATTAATATGTGAAAGACATATATTAAACAAAACGAACAGGAGACATCAATATCAATTATTTCCATCAAAATTCAAACAGAAGACGGTCCAATTACTTAAGAGGGGAAATCTTGGATATTCAAAACAAGCTTTCAAAAGAGTCATCTTAAAACTCTTCTAAATAAGTACAAGTGGAGAAATTTGCACGCACTTTGCCTACCAGCTTCCTTTTCCTCACTATTCATGAAGAAATCGTGTCTTTTTCATTATTCCTACCATATATATAAACCCTTAAAACTATCCACAAAACAGGTATGCAAGGCCTTTGGTGTGAAGGATTAGCAATTTTTCAATCAGGTTTGAGCTTAGCTTTAGAAGTTGAGAATATGGAGCAAAAGAAGATCAGTAGCAGCAGCAACAACGCAGTTATAAGAGATGAGGATGAATATAAAGGTGTACCAATTCATAGCCAAGTCATGAAGATAAAGCAAGAGTTTGAGAAGATCAAGCATCCATCACTGCAGCAGCCAGATATGAGAAGGGTTCTCCGAGAGATTACCAGGCAACGGTCCCGATCCCCTCTAGGATTAGCTGAAAGACCCATATCAGTTGGGAATTCATAGGAGCTACCATAATACACCTGTAGAAGAGAAGAAAGAGAAATGGTTACTCTCATGGCAGCAGGTTTTTAGGATTAGTCttgtttcaagtttttttttttctccccGCCAGTTTCTGGATCTTTGTTCTATCTGCAGTAGGTATCCTCCAACATGTTTATGGAGAAAACCTTTTCTCTTTCTTCTCTTCGGCTTCTTCTTCTTTTGCCCTGTTCATAATAGTTTTTCTTCCATTAATATCTAAGAGCTTCTTGTATAGATTAAACCAGCTTCCTCTGTTTCCTTCTCTAGTTTGATTGTAGCAAATCACGTATCTGGCTTTTGACGCCCCAGTTTCCTATTTATCGAAActtcttttattaatatcattttcACTGCACATTTCCTGCAAAGATAGAAGGATAACAGGGATAACACCATAACTATGATATAATGAGTGGTTGGCACCAAATATCAGCAGCAGGTAAAAACGCAGTGAAAATTTTGCATACGTGGAGGAAATTGTACAACCTATATAAGATATATACAGGTCATAAGAACATAGATGAAAACATCagcccaaaaatataaaaaacctaAAAGACTGCAGTTCTATGACTTATAACATTAGAAATTGGTCTCAAGCAGTGGTCTCCTTAGATGACAGAAGCTTCAAAATCTCAGTTTGATGGAAACACCTTTGTTTCAATAGACTCATCATCCAGTATCTTTGCTCCACTGCAATAACAGTGCAAAAAGCAGCTACTCTTGGCAATTCCAAGGGAAGTTCCAGTTGATAAAGGTTTTAGGATATTCAAATCATATCTCTGCAACGATTGCATTCCATGTCATTTAGTGGTATAATTCTTTAAGCGGCCAAAAACTGTCATCTATGGCTACCTATTAGGTATAAACAAAAAGGtgcaaaaaatattaaattgaccAAAACTATTAAAACTAACACTAAAAATTAACTGTTAGCTGAAGTTGGTACAACTTCAGACTCATGAAACTGGAAGGGCCTAGAAGCATAATATCAGGGGATTTAACTGCCAGTAACACGGGCAGTTTTCTTCATCTTTCTGCAAGCCACATACCACAAAAGGTACTTTACTTCTTGTATACTTTATCAAGTCAGATGAActccaatttttttataatagaTTCAAAGAGAGTAGAAGTTCTACCGTGTCAACAACATGAAACAGACCAATCAAAGTGTAACCAATCgatcaatttttgaattttgataatTCTTAGCTGAGCCATTTAACAGCAAAACTTAAAATTGACTAGTGATTCATTACAAATCATAAACTGTTCAGCATTAGAAGGCATTACATTACTGTTCAATTTGTTGAAAAGAATCCAAAAGaggataatatttaaaataatatgaagGGAAGAAATAACCTTGAGATTTGGAGGTTCTCCATCTAAATCAAGCTGAGCCAAAACTTGTTGCTGCCATGGAGCTGGAGAGGAGAAATTAGGAGAAGAAACACCAGCAGACATAATCTAGCATCCATGACAGCCCTCATGCTTGAGCTAAATATAGTCATATGGATTTGATGGTATAACAAATCCATTACCCAGCAGGAAAGATTAAATCGCTTGACAGCTATAAAAGATCATTTTGTTTGATCTTGCATTCAGCTACAATCTGATATGAGAGATGTAGGAGAAAACTATAGCCTATTGGAGCTTTTCATCAAATCAAAACTAATTGAAGTTATGAAAATAAAGGTAATTTATTTTATTGGCATTAATGGAAGCTATGGTTGCACATATCAACCAGAGGAAGCATTACTGGGATGTCACTGTAGGTTCTTCCGAATAAACCAAATGTTCTGGATGAGACTGCTGACATTGCCCATGTTTGAGAGGGTGCATCTACATCTCGGCCACCAAAGGGTGCTTACTTGTTTTCAGATTTTTGAGAGCACTTTTAACATTTTCCTCAAAATCCAGAAGAAAAGGGCACCCTTCATTCACCTTACTGGGGAAGAAAATCATAATTAATATCAAAGCTAAGTGCAGAAATCAATAAATTTTGCAAACAAAAACAGGGGAATACCTCCAAATTGGGCAAAAGAATGTGACTACTGAACATTTTCAAATCTCAATCTCAACACATAGCACAATTTGATCTACAAAACCATTAGCCTAGAAGAGATACCGACTTCCATCATTTTTTGGGGTCATACTGGCTTCTATTAGTTTGAGTCAATGTAGTTTGTTCACACAAGGAAGATAAGATGCTGCCTTCCCagtaaattaaattatgaattcaaCAGATACACATGGTAAACCAGAGGAGCATGTATCAGGTTCTTTACATCCTCTACAAAGAAGAAGAGTATTGCTAATGCATGGTCGCCAAAATGATCAACCTTTTGCTCTTTCCTGCAAAAGCACCAGAACCTACTTCGTTGCCTATAATGTTACTCTGTCAAATGCTCCCACAAAATCCAATTATCAAAGCTTGGTAGTCATCAACCAATACGAGTTACACTTTAATTCGGTGCATTTGTTAAATGTCATCAAAATAATGTCTAGTTggcatttaaatattttttttaggtTTTCTCAAACCTCTGATTTGAGTAAATTATTGGGAAAATTAGTCTCTATTGCATTTTTGAGACTTATAAGAAGGAAACCATtgtttctattttttcttctcaAGTCACTACAGAAAACCAATTAAATTAGCGACATTGAGACACCTTGTAGGATAGAAGAGATGGTTTTATTGAATTCatcttttgttatttattttaggtAATTAGTGAATTCTGCAATCCCTGATGTTAAACAGAAGCAAGGATCGATAAACTGGCCAAAAAGAATGGGGAAAGGCTTGGATTCCTagcatgatgatgatgatgatcaaATATGTGTAATTGGTCTTTGACCATTGGAGATGTTTCA encodes:
- the LOC108456959 gene encoding uncharacterized protein LOC108456959, with the protein product MQGLWCEGLAIFQSGLSLALEVENMEQKKISSSSNNAVIRDEDEYKGVPIHSQVMKIKQEFEKIKHPSLQQPDMRRVLREITRQRSRSPLGLAERPISVGNS